CCGCGCTGGTGATATTCGACCTGTTCGCCGCGCCGCTGATCCGCGCGCTGTCCGGCGAGAGCACGCCCGCCGCGCACACGGGACGGAACACGGTTCGGGCGGTGATGGACACCAACGTTTCGTCGCAGACCGGCCGCGAGGATTACGTACGCGTCACCCTCGCGAGCCGCGGCGAAACGGTGTACGCCCTACCGCTGCCCAGCAAGTCCGGCGCCATCTTCACCCTGGTCAAGGCCGACGGCATGGTGCGCATCGACCTCAACCGCGAGGGACTGGAGCAGGGCGAGGAGGTGGAGGTACTGCTTTTCTGATACGATAAGAAGCGTTGGCAACCGATGGCGCGAAAACGGTACCTCAAGAAGACCCCGCTGGAGGAGGCGCGCTCTCTCTTCCTGAGCCGCGTCGACCCAACCCTGCTGGAGGCCGAGACGGTGGCGGTGGCCGACGCCCTCCACCGGGTCACCGCCGAGCCGGTTTTCGCGAAGATGTCCTCGCCGCACTACCACGGCTCGGCCATGGACGGCATCTGCGTGCGCGCGGAAGACACCTTCGGAGCCACGGAGTTCACGCCGCGGGAGTTGCGGCTGCTCGCGGACGAGGGAGACCCGCAAGGCCGGTTCGCCTACCTGGACACCGGCCAGCCGTTGCCGTCCTGGGCCAACGCGGTGATCATGATCGAGAACGTGCGCGAGACCGACGTCGCCGCCGTGTCCATCGATCAGGCGGCGACCCCGTGGCAGAACGTACGCCTGGTGGGTGAGGACGTCGTGGCCACCGAGCTGCTGCTGCCGCGCAACCACCGGCTGCGGCCCTACGACCTTGGCGCCATCCTGGCGGCGGGCCATACCACGGTGCGGGTCAAGGCGCGCCCGCGGGTGGCCCTCATCCCCACGGGCGACGAGATCACGCAACCGGGAGATTCGGCGCGGCCGGGCGAGATCATCGATTTCAACTCCACGGTCCTGGGAGCCATGGTGACGGAGTCCGGCGGCACCCCGGTGACCCTTCCCCCTGTCGCGGACGACCCCGCGCTCCTGAAACACGCCCTGGACGAAGCGTTGAAGGATCATCACCTCGTAGCGCTCATCGCCGGCTCCTCCGCCGGCGCGCACGACTTCACCGCGGAGGTCATCGACGACGCGGGCGAGCTTCTGGTGCACGGCATCGAAGTCATGCCCGGAAAGCCGGCCGTGCTGGGGGTCGCCGCGGGCAAGCCCGTCATCGGCATTCCCGGTTATCCTGTATCGGCCATCGTCATCGCGCGAGAGATCCTCCAGCCCGCGCTCGCACGGCTGCTGGCCGCGGGCGCCTCATCCCCTCCGAAGGTCCGCGCCGTGGCGCCGCGCAAGATTCCGTCGCGGCTGGGCCTGGAGGAGTTCGTCCGCGTGACCCTGGGCCGGGTGGAGGAACGCCTCGTGGCCGTGCCGCTGGCGCGCGGCGCCGGGGTCATCAGCACCATGGTGCGCGCCGACGGATTCCTGCGCATACCGGGAATGGTGGAAGGGATCAACGCCGGCGAGGAAGTCGACGTGGAGTTGCTGCGCTCGCCGGACGAGGTGGAGCACACCATCCTGTGCACCGGCAGCCACGACCTCTCCATCAGCGTGCTGGAGGACCAGCTCAAGCGCCGGGACCCGCGCCTCAAGATCGCCGACGCCAACGTCGGCAGCCTGGGCGGCCTGCACGCGATTCGCCGCGGCGAGACCCACATGGCCGGCACCCACCTGCTGGACCCCGACACCGGTGCCTACAACGTCCCGGACATACGGCGGGTGTTGCCCAAGGCGCCCGTCGTGCTCGTGCACTGCGTCAAGCGGCGTCAGGGACTGCTCGTGCCGCGCGGCAATCCCAATGGACTGTCGGGCATCGCCGACCTGGGTCGACGGGACCTCCACTTCGTCAACCGCCAGCCCGGCTCGGGCACCCGAGTGCTGCTGGATTTCGAACTGGCGCGGCTCGGCGTGGACCCGGCCGCGGTCCAGGGGTACGAGCACGAAGAGTTCACACACATGGCGGTGGCGGTGGCCGTGGCCAGCGGCCTCGCGGACACCGGCCTGGGAATCCTCTCCGCGGCCGAGGCCCTCGGGCTGGACTTCATCCCGGTGGGCGACGAGCAGTACGATCTGCTGCTACTGCGGTCATTCCACGAATCCCAGGCGGGGGCCACGCTGCTGGCGGTGCTTGGATCGCAGGAGTTCAGGGAAGCGATGGAGTCCCTCGGCGGCTACGACTGCTCCGCCACGGGGGAGATCCTCTACCAGCAGCGGTAGTGCCGGGAGCCGGACTTGAACCGGCACGGGCTTGCGCCCGCGGAATTTTAAGTCCCGCGTGTCTACCCATTCCACCATCCCGGCGCAAGCCGTTTCCATAACTTAGCGCCCTTTTTTCGTCAACCAAACCCTGCCCGACCCGACGCCTACGACTCCTGCCGCCGATGAACGCCGGAAGCACCAGCGGGAGCACGGACCGGGGCGTGGCGCTGGAAAGGGGGGTACTACTGTTCGATGCCCTTCCGGACGCGGAACTTCACGTCTTCAACCACTGCGGCCACTGGGCCTTTTGGGACCAGGCGGA
The sequence above is a segment of the Deltaproteobacteria bacterium genome. Coding sequences within it:
- a CDS encoding molybdopterin biosynthesis protein — encoded protein: MARKRYLKKTPLEEARSLFLSRVDPTLLEAETVAVADALHRVTAEPVFAKMSSPHYHGSAMDGICVRAEDTFGATEFTPRELRLLADEGDPQGRFAYLDTGQPLPSWANAVIMIENVRETDVAAVSIDQAATPWQNVRLVGEDVVATELLLPRNHRLRPYDLGAILAAGHTTVRVKARPRVALIPTGDEITQPGDSARPGEIIDFNSTVLGAMVTESGGTPVTLPPVADDPALLKHALDEALKDHHLVALIAGSSAGAHDFTAEVIDDAGELLVHGIEVMPGKPAVLGVAAGKPVIGIPGYPVSAIVIAREILQPALARLLAAGASSPPKVRAVAPRKIPSRLGLEEFVRVTLGRVEERLVAVPLARGAGVISTMVRADGFLRIPGMVEGINAGEEVDVELLRSPDEVEHTILCTGSHDLSISVLEDQLKRRDPRLKIADANVGSLGGLHAIRRGETHMAGTHLLDPDTGAYNVPDIRRVLPKAPVVLVHCVKRRQGLLVPRGNPNGLSGIADLGRRDLHFVNRQPGSGTRVLLDFELARLGVDPAAVQGYEHEEFTHMAVAVAVASGLADTGLGILSAAEALGLDFIPVGDEQYDLLLLRSFHESQAGATLLAVLGSQEFREAMESLGGYDCSATGEILYQQR